In Cicer arietinum cultivar CDC Frontier isolate Library 1 chromosome 7, Cicar.CDCFrontier_v2.0, whole genome shotgun sequence, a single window of DNA contains:
- the LOC101503365 gene encoding uncharacterized protein: MGRTWMYNRVHENRHGLKEEYVSGVKDFVKRALKQPICISKGGIRCPCIKCKCMKISAATTVRLHLYWDGFQPDYWMWTEHGEVKPMVETRGGSTSNKIMHHDDQFNAIDEMVFDAFRPYRDVIDVNTNMGNDTFAEDELPNEDAKRFYDKLISTNKPIYEGATQSMLSICVQLLPIRPNWHVPQKGIDVVTKMLKSVCPLETCLPDNYYQATQLVSKLGLKVEKIDCCKKGCMLYYKDDNKLSECKICHSPRFIPRRTGMGKYKDVPAKRIFYFPIIPRLQRLYASTEYAAEMRWHHENKKSSNVLRIPSNGKAWKHFDDVYSDFASDPGNVRLGLCSDGFTPYIQASASPYFCWLVILTPYNLPPEMCMTKPKLFLTCLIPGPYNPKQNIDVYLQPLIDDLQRLWSNGILTYDISTKQNFIMKACLMWTINDFPAYGMLSGWGTQGKLACPHCMDDTKAFTLKYGGKNSWFDCHRRFLKANHSFKRSFTKNRDEKDGQPYIYTGQEISEVVSNFPKVTEIGWKKKLNGYGVGHNWKKRSKTKDNGKARKDLSLLCFRGDLEMQVLSNGKMGKPKANYTLTSSDAKLVCKWLKELRMPYGYASNLARCVDVEKG, from the exons ATGGGTCGTACTTGGATGTACAATAGGGTACATGAAAATAGACACGGATTGAAAGAGGAGTATGTTAGTGGTGTTAAAGATTTTGTGAAGAGGGCTTTGAAACAACCGATTTGTATATCTAAGGGAGGGATAAGGTGTCCGTGTATAAAATGCAAGTGTATGAAGATATCTGCAGCAACTACTGTTAGACTTCACTTGTACTGGGATGGATTTCAACCAGATTATTGGATGTGGACTGAACATGGAGAAGTGAAGCCAATGGTTGAAACAAGGGGAGGTTCGACTAGTAATAAGATTATGCATCACGACGACCAATTTAATGCAATCGATGAAATGGTGTTTGATGCTTTTAGGCCTTATCGAGATGTCATTGATGTGAACACTAACATGGGAAATGACACATTTGCTGAGGATGAGTTACCTAACGAAGATGCAAAACGATTTTATGATAAGTTGATATCCACCAACAAGCCCATCTACGAGGGGGCTACCCAATCAATGTTATCAATATGTGTTCAACTTCTACCAATTAGGCCTAATTGGCATGTTCCACAAAAAGGTATAGATGTTGTTACAAAAATGCTTAAAAGTGTATGTCCATTGGAAACATGCTTGCCCGATAACTATTACCAAGCAACACAATTGGTGTCAAAGTTAGGgttgaaggttgagaagattgaCTGTTGTAAAAAAGGATGTATGTTATATTACAAGGATGATAACAAGTTATCTGAGTGCAAAATTTGTCATTCTCCTAGGTTCATTCCACGTAGGACTGGTATGGGAAAATACAAAGATGTTCCAgcaaaaagaatattttatttccCTATCATTCCTAGATTACAAAGATTGTATGCATCAACTGAGTATGCAGCTGAAATGAGATGGCATCACGAGAATAAAAAGAGTTCAAACGTCCTTCGCATTCCGTCTAATGGAAAAGCATGGAAACATTTTGACGATGTTTATTCTGACTTTGCTAGTGACCCCGGAAATGTAAGGTTAGGCCTATGTTCAGATGGATTTACTCCTTATATTCAAGCATCTGCTTCTCCATACTTCTGTTGGCTAGTTATACTCACTCCATACAATCTTCCCCCTGAAATGTGCATGACCAAACCAAAGTTATTTTTGACTTGTCTCATACCTGGACCTTATAATCCCAAACAAAATATAGATGTCTACTTGCAACCATTAATTGATGATTTGCAACGATTGTGGTCCAACGGCATTTTGACCTATGATATATCCACAAAACAAAACTTCATCATGAAAGCATGCTTGATGTggacaattaatgattttcccgCATATGGTATGTTATCTGGATGGGGAACACAAGGTAAGTTGGCATGTCCTCATTGTATGGATGACACAAAAGCTTTCACTTTGAAATATGGCGGTAAGAATTCTTGGTTTGATTGTCATCGTCGATTCTTGAAAGCTAATCACTCTTTcaaaagaagttttacaaaaaatagGGATGAGAAAGACGGTCAACCTTACATTTACACAGGGCAAGAGATATCGGAGGTGGTGAGTAATTTTCCAAAAGTGACTGAAATTGGTTGGAAAAAGAAATTGAACGGGTATGGAGTGGGTCATAATTGGAAAAAACGAA GTAAAACAAAGGATAATGGAAAGGCGAGAAAAGACTTGTCTTTATTATGCTTTCGCGGGGACTTGGAGATGCAAGTATTATCTAACGGAAAGATGGGTAAACCAAAGGCAAATTACACATTGACATCATCAGATGCCAAGTTGGTTTGTAAATGGCTTAAGGAATTGAGAATGCCTTATGGCTATGCTTCAAACCTTGCTAGGTGTGTCGATGTTGAGAAGGGATGA